The Pseudomonas sp. MPC6 nucleotide sequence GTTGGGCCGACAGCATGCCGCGGCACTTTCGCTTTACCGCCAAGTTTCCCGGCGACATCAGTCACAGCGGCGACCTGCGGGAACAACTGACGGCTGCCGAAACCTTCCTGCAATTGCTCAGCCCCTTGGGTGAGCGGGTTTCGCCGCTGTGGCTGCAACTGTCGAAAAGCTTCACGCCGCAACGGCTGGCGGAGCTGGCCGGTTTTATCGATGCCGTGGACCGACCCCTGGCAGTCGAAGTGCGGCATGACGCGTTCTTCGCCAAGGGCGATGACGAGCGCCGGCTCAATCGCCTGCTGCTGGATCGCGGCGTCGAGCGCATCTGCCTCGATCCGCGTGCGCTGTTCAGCTGCACCTCGACTGATCCGTCAGTGCTCCACGCCCAGTCGAAAAAACCTCGGGTTCCACCCCGTCCGGCGGCATTTACCCAATTTCCGCAGGTGCGTTTCATCGGCCATCCGCAACTGGAAGCCAACGACCCGTTCCTGGTGCCCTGGGTCGAGAAAATCGCCCTGTGGATCGAAGAAGGCCGCACGCCGTATATTTTCCTGCACACCGCCGACAATCTGCTGGCCGCCAGGCTTGCTCAACGCTTCCACGCACAGCTGATGCTGCGAATGCCTGGCCTGTCGCCGCTGCCTGAGCTATACAGAGAGCCCGCCGCGGAGCAACTTGGCCTGCTCTGAAGCGGATTTTTCCTCTTCCCGGGAGCCTGCCAATGGATGCGCAAACCCTTCGAGCCCAGGCGTTCAGAGCCCTGCATGAACGCGACGGCGCTTTTGTGATTCCCAACCCGTGGGACGCCGGTTCGGCGATCATGCTCGCCAGCCTTGGTTTCGAGGCGCTGGCGACCACCAGCGCCGGTTATGCCTTTTCCCAGGGCCGTCCCGATGGTGGGCTGACCCTGGAGCAGACCCTGGCGAACGTCCAGGCGATAGTCGCGGCCACCGATCTGCCGGTCGCGGTCGATCTGGAAAACGGCTTCGCCGACGATCCTGCCGAATGCGCGCAAAGTATCTTGCGGGCCGCCGCAGCAGGCGCGGTCGGCGGCTCGATCGAAGATGCCACGGGACGCGAAGACGGCCCGATCTACTGCTTCGACCATGCAGTCGCCCGTATCGAAGCCGCGGTCGCGGCCGCCCGCAGCCTGCCTTTCCCGTTCACGCTGACGGCCCGGGCGGAAAACTTCCTGCATGGCATCCCCGATCTGGACGAAACGATTCGCCGCTTGCAGGCGTTTGCCGAAGCCGGCGCCGACGTGCTGTATGCGCCGGGCCTGCGCAGCGCTGAAGAGGTGTTGGCGGTGGTGCGGGCGGTAGCGCCCAAACCGGTCAACGTGTTGATGTCCGGCGGGCTCAAGCTGACCGTCGAGCAATTGAGCGAGATGGGCGTCAAGCGGATCAGCGTGGGTTCGGCACTGGCCCTGGCGGCGTATGGCGAGTTCTTTCGTGCCGCGCAAGAGATCCGGCAGTCGGGCACCTTCGGCTTCACCTCGCGCTCCATGCCGTTCCAGCAGGCCAATCAATTGTTCAAAGGCTGACGATGCGGGCGCTGCAGGTGATGTTGGTGCTGGTGTTGATCATCGGCACGGCGGCGGTGAGTGTCTGGCGTGGCTGGATCTCGCTGCCGCCGCCATGGAACCCTTGGGCGCCGCTGGACGTGAAGGCCCAACCCAATTTCCTGACGGGCTACAAGCTGATGCGACTGCGTGATGATCCGCAGCTGTGCGATCAGGTCCTGGGCAGCTCCGGATTACGTGTGTCGCGCCAGGCCGACAGCCCAGGCGCGACCTGCCCGTTGCTCAACACCTGGCGCGTGCAAGGCGGCGCAGTGGCCCTGAGCAGCAGTTTCCTCGCCAGTTGTCGGTTGGCGGTGTCCTTCGCCCTGTTCGAACATCACGCGCTGCAACCCGCCGCCCAGGCGGTCTATGGCCAGCCTGTGACCCGCGTCGAGCATCTCGGCAGCTTTGCCTGCCGCAACGTCTACGGTCGCGAGAACGGCAGGCGCAGCCAGCACGCCGGCGCCAATGCGCTCGATATCGCCGGTTTCCGCCTGGCCGACGGCCGCGCCGTCAATGTGCTCAAGGATTGGCCGAAGGATAATCAGGACGCACGGTTTCTGCGCCAGGTGCGCGATGGTGCCTGCGACCTGTTCAGTGGGGTATTGAGCCCGGACTACAACGCCGCCCATCGCGATCACTTTCACTTGGATGTCGGGCCGTGGCAGGTCTGTCGCTGAGACTCAGGCGGCGATACGCAGGTTCTGCAGCACGATCGGGCGCGCCCAGCCGGTATCGAAATCGAAGCGTTGCTGTTGTTCCATCAGCTCTTCGGCCGAGAACGGCGGGAAGGGCTTGTCCAGCAGATGGAGTTCGAACTCGGCGATCGGCAAGTGCAGTGCACGCGGTTGGGGTGCCGGGCCGGCTTGCGGCACGGGCTGGCCTGCGGTCAGCACGATCGGGCGCACCCAGGCGCTTTCGAAGTCCTGCTGTTGCTGCTGAGCGATGATGGCCTCCTCCGGGAACGGTGGGAAGGGTTTGTCCGCCAGGTCCGTTTCGAACTCCGCAATCGGCAGGAACAAGGGCTCGGGCGGGCGTACTTCGTTGTCCTTCACTTCACAGTCGCGCTGGGCGACGATGTGCGCCAGCAGATCGCTGCCCACCGTGGGTTCGACCGGGCTGTCGAGATCGACCGCTGGAAAGTTGAGCGATTCGGGCAGTGCCTCACCCGAATGATCGGCCAGCGCCCGGGCAAAAAAATCCTGCCACAGGTGACTGACACCGCTCAGTGCCTGGGTATTTTGCCGGCTGTAATCGCCGTAGGGCGAGATAAAGCCGGTAATGGAGGGTTGAAAGTCTGACATTTTTCTCGGTCGACGCTCAGCTCTGGCAAAATGCTCGATAGTGTTGTTATCGGCCGTTTTTGCCGATCATTAATTTTTTGAGCGTGTTCCCATGATTGAGCAACCTGCGGTCTGCCGCATTCACGTCGAGGCTTCGACCCCGGCCTTTCAGCCACAGGCCGAACAATGGGCCGAGCGCCTGGGCTTGCCGATGCAGGTGGCGGATGCTGAGTTTGCCTTGCAGGTGGGCGAGCAGGGTTTGCAGCTGCAACAACTGGGTGCCGATGCGCCGGGCCCGGTGCGGGTGGACTTTGTCGAGGGCGGCGCGGCCCACCGTCGGTTATTCGGTGGCGGCACGGGGCAGATGATCGCCAAGGCGGTGGGCATCGCCCAAGGCGTGCGTCCGCGGGTGCTGGATGCCACGGCCGGGTTGGGCAAGGACGCGTTCGTGCTGGCGAGCCTGGGCTGCGAGATGAGCCTGATCGAGCGTCAGCCGTTGATCGGCGCCTTGCTTGAAGATGGCCTGGCCCGTGGCGCGGAAGATTTCGACGTGGCGCCGATCGTGGCGCGGATGAGATTGCTCAAGGGCAATTCGATCGAAGTGATGCGCAACTGGGAAGGTGAGCCGCCGCAGGTGATCTACCTCGACCCGATGTTTCCCCATCGGGAGAAAACCGCGCTGGTGAAGAAGGAAATGCGTCTGTTCCGGCCGTTGGTGGGGGATGACCCCGACGCACCGGCGCTGCTTGAAGCGGCGTTGGCGCTGGCCAGCCACCGGGTGGTGGTCAAGCGCCCGCGCAAGGCGCCGTGCATTGCGGGGCCGAAGCCGAGTCATGCGCTGGATGGGAAATCCAGTCGGTATGACATTTATCCGAAGAAAGCGCTTAAGCCCTGAGACCGCGTCGCCTCCTTCGCGAGCAAGCCCGCTCCCACAGTTGATCTCTGCCGTTCACAAAATAGGTGTTCACCGCAGATCCAATGTGGGAGCGGGCTTGCTCGCGAAGGCGCCGGACCAGACACCCAAAAACTATCAGACAGCTTCCCGCCGATAAGCCCGCATAAACAACCCCACCACTTCCCGCACATGGCTCTCGGCCGCGTCCCCGGTCAGCGGCTCGCCACAGCCATAAAGCAGCCTGAAATTCCCCGCACCCTTGAGCAAGCAGAAAAAATGCTCTGCTGCGTGGCGCGGTTTGTCGATGCTCAGCGCGCCGCTCTGATCGACCTTGCTCAGCAATCTTTCCATCCCGTGCAGCATGCGCTCCGGCCCGGCCTCGAAGAAAATCTGCGAGAGTTTCGGGTCCTGGCTGCCCAGGGTCATCATCAACCGGTGCAGGTTCACCGATTCGTCGCTGTTGATCAGCTGATGAAAGCCGCGCGCGATGTTCAGCAGCACCGTTTCCACGGCGATGCCTTCCGGCAATTCGAAAAACGGCGTTGGCAATTGCTCTTCACACTTGGCCATCACCGCGGCGGAGAACAGCCTCTCCTTGTCGTTGAAATGGCTGTAGACCGTCAGTTTCGACACCCCGGCCTCGGCCGCCACGGCGTCCATGCTGGTGTTGGCGTAACCATTGCTCAGAAACAGGATTTTCGCCGCTTCGAGGATCGCCTGGCGCTTGGCCAGATCCTTGGGGCGGCCCGGACCGTTGGGGGCTGAAAGATTGTTTGGCATTCTTCGCTTTAATACTGGACTGGTGAGTTTGCTATTAATAACATACTGGTCAGTATAATTATTCCAAGCACCATTAGCGAAAGGTCCTTCACCATGTTCCGCTATGCCTTGCCCCTCGCATTGCCGGTCAGTCTGGCGTTTTTATTGTCTGCGTGCGGTCATGAAGAGGCGCCTCAAGTCACCGTCAAACCGGCCATGGTGGTGCAACCAGAGCCGTCGGCCCGGGCGCTGGAAAGCTTTCCCGGTGAAGTCCGGGCGCGCTTCGAGCCGGAGCTGGCCTTTCGCATTGGCGGCAAAGTCAGCCGACGACTGGTCGAGGAAGGACAGCGGGTCAAGGCTGACCAACCGCTGGCGGAGCTCGATCCCCAGGACGTGCGCCTGCAACTGGAAGCCACCCGCGCCCAGGTCGCCGCTGCCGAAGCCAATCTGAACCTGGTGCGCGCCGAGCGCGATCGCTACAAGACCCTGATGGACCGGCAGATGGTCAGTCGTTCGCAGTACGACAATGCGGAAAACCTGTTCCGCTCCGGTGAAGCCCGCCTGAAGCAGATCAAGGCCGAGTTCAACGTCTCGACCAACCAGGCCAGCTACGCGGTGCTGCGCGCGCCTCAGGACGGCGTGGTGGCCAAGCGTGCGGTGGAAGTCGGGCAAGTCGTGGCGGCGGGGCAAACCGTGTTTACCCTGGCCACCGATGGCGAGCGCGAAGTGTCGATCAGCCTGCCGGAGCAGAGTTTCGGCCGGTTCAAGGTCGGCCAGCCGGTGTCGGTGGAGCTCTGGACCCAACCCGATCAACGTTTCGCCGGGCGCATCCGCGA carries:
- a CDS encoding DUF72 domain-containing protein; this encodes MGLPYYLGCPSWSENAWRDYLYPQDAKPAEFLNLYSQVFNAVEGNTTFYASPSAATVQRWADSMPRHFRFTAKFPGDISHSGDLREQLTAAETFLQLLSPLGERVSPLWLQLSKSFTPQRLAELAGFIDAVDRPLAVEVRHDAFFAKGDDERRLNRLLLDRGVERICLDPRALFSCTSTDPSVLHAQSKKPRVPPRPAAFTQFPQVRFIGHPQLEANDPFLVPWVEKIALWIEEGRTPYIFLHTADNLLAARLAQRFHAQLMLRMPGLSPLPELYREPAAEQLGLL
- a CDS encoding isocitrate lyase/phosphoenolpyruvate mutase family protein; protein product: MDAQTLRAQAFRALHERDGAFVIPNPWDAGSAIMLASLGFEALATTSAGYAFSQGRPDGGLTLEQTLANVQAIVAATDLPVAVDLENGFADDPAECAQSILRAAAAGAVGGSIEDATGREDGPIYCFDHAVARIEAAVAAARSLPFPFTLTARAENFLHGIPDLDETIRRLQAFAEAGADVLYAPGLRSAEEVLAVVRAVAPKPVNVLMSGGLKLTVEQLSEMGVKRISVGSALALAAYGEFFRAAQEIRQSGTFGFTSRSMPFQQANQLFKG
- a CDS encoding extensin family protein, with protein sequence MRALQVMLVLVLIIGTAAVSVWRGWISLPPPWNPWAPLDVKAQPNFLTGYKLMRLRDDPQLCDQVLGSSGLRVSRQADSPGATCPLLNTWRVQGGAVALSSSFLASCRLAVSFALFEHHALQPAAQAVYGQPVTRVEHLGSFACRNVYGRENGRRSQHAGANALDIAGFRLADGRAVNVLKDWPKDNQDARFLRQVRDGACDLFSGVLSPDYNAAHRDHFHLDVGPWQVCR
- a CDS encoding energy transducer TonB, which encodes MSDFQPSITGFISPYGDYSRQNTQALSGVSHLWQDFFARALADHSGEALPESLNFPAVDLDSPVEPTVGSDLLAHIVAQRDCEVKDNEVRPPEPLFLPIAEFETDLADKPFPPFPEEAIIAQQQQQDFESAWVRPIVLTAGQPVPQAGPAPQPRALHLPIAEFELHLLDKPFPPFSAEELMEQQQRFDFDTGWARPIVLQNLRIAA
- a CDS encoding class I SAM-dependent methyltransferase: MIEQPAVCRIHVEASTPAFQPQAEQWAERLGLPMQVADAEFALQVGEQGLQLQQLGADAPGPVRVDFVEGGAAHRRLFGGGTGQMIAKAVGIAQGVRPRVLDATAGLGKDAFVLASLGCEMSLIERQPLIGALLEDGLARGAEDFDVAPIVARMRLLKGNSIEVMRNWEGEPPQVIYLDPMFPHREKTALVKKEMRLFRPLVGDDPDAPALLEAALALASHRVVVKRPRKAPCIAGPKPSHALDGKSSRYDIYPKKALKP
- a CDS encoding TetR/AcrR family transcriptional regulator, with product MPNNLSAPNGPGRPKDLAKRQAILEAAKILFLSNGYANTSMDAVAAEAGVSKLTVYSHFNDKERLFSAAVMAKCEEQLPTPFFELPEGIAVETVLLNIARGFHQLINSDESVNLHRLMMTLGSQDPKLSQIFFEAGPERMLHGMERLLSKVDQSGALSIDKPRHAAEHFFCLLKGAGNFRLLYGCGEPLTGDAAESHVREVVGLFMRAYRREAV
- a CDS encoding efflux RND transporter periplasmic adaptor subunit; this encodes MFRYALPLALPVSLAFLLSACGHEEAPQVTVKPAMVVQPEPSARALESFPGEVRARFEPELAFRIGGKVSRRLVEEGQRVKADQPLAELDPQDVRLQLEATRAQVAAAEANLNLVRAERDRYKTLMDRQMVSRSQYDNAENLFRSGEARLKQIKAEFNVSTNQASYAVLRAPQDGVVAKRAVEVGQVVAAGQTVFTLATDGEREVSISLPEQSFGRFKVGQPVSVELWTQPDQRFAGRIRELSPAADPKSRTFAARISFTEGKVPAELGQSARVFVQAADVVTLSVPLSALTAENGATYVWVVSANNTLKKTPVRVGAFGEKTVPVLEGLNASDWVVAAGVHVLLEGQQVRPVDRANRVVNLADKE